From Equus przewalskii isolate Varuska chromosome 2, EquPr2, whole genome shotgun sequence:
ggaggggagggcaCAAGGGCCCGAGCACCTGATCCTGACTCATCTCACTAACTGGCCACCCCCGAGCTGGGTCTATGAAATGGGAACAGTGGCACTGCCCAGCACACCTGGGAAGCTCCTGGCcctggcctggcacagagcttggCCCAGTGTCATTCCAGAGCAGCCAGCATCCTCCAGTCCAGGGACGTGGTGACCCAACACTCCGACCTCCCACCACTGGGCAGGGCCACCCTGCCTGGTTCTAGCGGCCTGTGATGTGCACAGGGGCTCCGGCTGCATCCCAGGAGGGGGTTTTCCCACAGGGCTCAGGCATCGGGACCTCCCGAGGGCAAACTGGTCTCCAGGTCATATGCTCCCCTCACCTGGGGTTTAGAGAGTGTGGACATCAGGAAGGGTCATTAAACCGTGGTGCCTCTGGGACCCAGACCCCAGGCCCTAACCTCTGGGGTGGAAAGGAAGACCACTAAAGCCCTCCCTCTCCAGGGGCCTCAGCAGCCCCGTCACCCGGTGCCGACTCCTGCGAGCAGGCTGAGGCCCTTCAGGACCCATTCGCTGCTCAGAAACATGAGCTCTAGATACGGGGGTTCCCAGGAGGAcacctgggggtgggtggggggcggCGTGCAGGAGAGAGCcagcctctgccccctgcccaggcCGGAACTTCGACAAGAACGGCAACATGCTGGACTGGTGGAGCAACTTCTCAGCTGAGCACTTCCGGGAGCAGTCCGAGTGCATGATCTACCAGTACGGGAACTACTCCTGGGACCTGGCCGACCAGCAAAATGTGAGCCCGCCGCCAGCAGCGCGGTTGGGCCGTCTGCCCCCACCGACCGCACTCCAGTCTGgcccgggggaggggaggagaggagccagGGCCCCCGCTGCTGGGCCATCCTGTCTCCTGTGTGCAGGTGAATGGGTTCAGCACGCTCGGGGAGAACATCGCTGACAACGGAGGGGTGCGGCAGGCATACAAGGTGGGCCCCTCGAGGAGGTGGGGGACGGACCCTCGGTGTGGCAGAGGCTGCCCCTGCCGGAGCCGAGGCACATCCCGGGACCCTTCTCTGTCTGCATGGGGAGGCAGTGGTGCCCCGGGGGAGGCTGACTGGCCGTGTGCATGGGCACCATGGCTGCTCTGCCAGCATCTACCCAACCTTAGCCGGGGCCTCCGCACCCTGGGGAGGTCACTGTCCATCTCCAAGTAAGACAGTGACAGTCACTGCACGTCTGCTGGCCTCAGCAACACCCCTGCACCTGCAGCCTCAGGTATTGGGCACCAGGACTCATTCTAGGTGGGCACCGTGTGGCAGGCTGCCCGGGCAGGGAGTCCCCGGAGTGCCCAGCCAGGGCAGGCGGTCACATGGCCACTGAGTAATTAAGGTGGTGAGTGCCCGTCCCTGGGGGCGCTCACAGGCCCCTAAGCTGCAGAGGCAGGACCCCCACTGGGGTAGCCTGGCACCAGACCTCCATTCTGCCCAGATCCGAGGACTCCGCAGTCCTGGCCAGGCTGGTGCTGTcccctggagggagggcaggcctgggcccAGCACCCGTTTGGTGCCCGCAGGCATACCTAAAGTGGAAAGCAGAGGGCGGCAAGGATCAGCAGCTGCCAGGACTGGATCTGACCTACGACCAGCTGTTCTTCATCAACTACGCCCAGGTAGGAGCCATAGTCCCCGAGCGACCTGCCCCCCCCCTCACCATGCCACGCCTCGCAGACTGGAAACCAGCTCCCCACTCACATCTTTGGAGGGCCCCCACTATGGGCTGCCTCCAGGGGCACCGTGGGCAGGCAAGCCAGCCAGAACCAGAACAGGCCTCAAAGGCTTCCCGGAGGAAAAGGAAGGACTGGGGGTTGGGGCTGAGGATTCATATGAGGCTGTAGAGGAAGGGCGGGAACCTGCTGGCTTCCCTCCGCCGCATCAGAAAGAGCAGCCTGGGACCAGAGGGACTCCTTTGTGCCTGGAGAGACCACCACACTGTCCCTCCCGCCACCCcaggcccgccccgccccccagccctgcagccacGCCCCTCGTGCGCCCACAGGTGTGGTGCGGGTCCTACCGGCCCGAGTTCGCCTTGCAGTCCATCAAAACTGACGTCCACAGTCCCCTGAAGTACAGGCAAGTGatccccgcgcccccgccccccgccccccgccccccgccccggccctggCCGGCGCTGTCTCAGGCCCCTCCGTCCGCCCGCAGGGTGCTGGGCTCGCTGCAGAACCTGGCCGCCTTCGCGGACGCGTTCCACTGCGCCCGGGGCACCCCCATGCACCCCCAGCAGCGATGCCGCGTCTGGTAGCCAAGGCCGAGCCGCGCTGCGCGGTCCACGCCCCGCCGCCGTCCGGAGGCGTCCGGTCTGCGCCCAGACGGTGCAGCGGCGGGGACCGGCGTGCGCTCTGCGGCCTGGGCCGCCAGCGCCCGGACACGGAGACGGGGCGAGCAGGCCCGGCCGGCGCCCCCGCCACGCCCGCCCGCCGGGGCAGCGCCGCCCCATCGCAGCCTTGTAGACGCGTTTGACTGTCTTCCGCCCGCTCTCCAAAGCGCGCCCTCGTCAGACGTCCACGAGCTTCAGTCTTGAGCTAAGTAAACGTTTCAAAGAAGTCGGCTGCCTTGTGTGTCCAGGAGGGCCCAGGGTGGGCGGTCAGGGTGGCAGTGCCCCAGAGGGTGAGTCCACCTCTGTCCACCGACTGCATCTGGCTCTCCCCAGGGTGCCTGTgccagggacacagcagtgaccaGGATGCCTTCAAATGCCAGCCCTCGGGGACCACAAGTTCAGACAGGGGTAGGGGGCTACTGACTCAGGAGGGAACTGGCGGGGAGGTGGGTGGAGGAGACCCTGGAAGCCTCAGCACAGAATCTGGATTTGGGGTTTTGTGTAACTGGAAGCCAGCAGAGGGGTTAAACCACAAAGGGACATCATCACCTGCCCTGAGTTTTTAAATGACCAATGAGAGAAGAAGTAGGGcaggcgggggggtgggggggagcagAGAGGTCAGCTAGGAGGCCACTGTGGTCATCCAGGCCGGGACCAGGGGTACAGGGAGGTGCTGAGAAGGTCTTCTGAACCCACTGGGAGGAGAGAGCCTCTGGGAGCCGGTAGGGGCGGGAGTTCTGCTCTGGAGCCGGTTAGGCTCGAGGGGCCTGTTTCCCTCCTGAAGGAAGGTGTCGGGGGAACTGGACATACCAGCTGGGCCCAGCAGGGTGCAAATGGCGATTCTCACATCAGCGAAGGTCCACCCAGCAGACTAGGCCTTCCCTAAAAGTCTGTGACTGTCCACCAGAATCCAGTGTGTGGAATCGAAACCATCTCCTCCCTGGACACCCAAGTCGCTCCCACCGGACGTGAGCACTGACCCCAGCCCCTCCGGGCTGGGCTCCTGTCTGGGGCCTGAGGAGTttcctgaccccagagcccaacCCCATCGTCCTGTCCTGCCCCTGGGCCTGTCCTCAGACCCCTGGCCCTCACGTGCCAGAAAGGCTGCAGGGGCACATCCCCTCACCCAAGGAAGAGCGGTTCTCCTAGTCGGGAAGATGATGCCTTGGGACCCGCAACTGCCCCGCCAGCCCGGAGGAAACCAAGAGCAGTGGAGGCCAGGGCTGCCGGAAACCAACGTTTAATGCTCACTGCCACCCTCGGCCAGGCAGAATTTGGCATCCCGGCCCAGAGATTCCAGAACGAGTCTTCACATCTGACTCCCAGCAAGCCCTGGGCAGCAGACGTCTCTCCGATCCTTGGAGGTCTGGGGCCTTCACCTGGTGCACGCCTCCTCGTCACACTGCAGAGGCAGCAGGGACCCATCAGGCCAGCCACACTCCCTGGGGCCAAGAGCAGCTGGGCCCACCCACCGGCAGTCTGTGGCCCAAGCAGAGGAAGGAATGTGCTGGACGCTCCCCTCCATTGAGGGCAGAGGAAGTCAGCCACCAGGACCACATTAACACTGGCCACAGTCACCTCGGACAAACCCCGACCCTCCCGAGGATGAGAGGATGAGCTGCTCCTCTACCCTGCAGCCCCTGGGCTGTCCACCGCCCTCTGGGGAGGGCCCTGCTGTGCCTGCCCATTGGGCCACCCTGCTCTTGGCCCTTCCCTGCTCTATTTcccctctgcaaaatggggtgaCAGTGACATCCTGTGGCTTCGGTGAGCACAAAGTGACCTAAAATTGGCAAGGTCCAGCTCAGCATCTGGCCACACCAAGCCCTCAGCCCaggggagctgggcagggggGCATGCTTAGCCTGCAGTGCCACCCCAAGCCTGAGCTCACCTGGGGTGGCGCGCTGGCGCAGACCTCCGCAGAGATGCCCAGGGCCTGCAGGATGCTCTCCTGGGGAACATAGTCGCCTGGGGACTTCTGGACAAAGTGGAGCAGCACTTTGTCACCACCTGCAGCAGTGGGGAAGCGGTCAGGGTGCCCCTGTGtgctggaaggagagaggcagcccTAGCCAGCCACGACCTCTCCCAGTTACCCAGCTGAGTGAACCGATCTGGCTACACCCTACCCAGCCAGGCCGACACTCAGAGCCAGGCCAGACCAGAGGAGGAACCACGATGAGACTGACaagccagagggagggaggaagggtcaGGGCATGGTCACCAAGTTCAGCAAGACCTTCCCACCTGAGGATGTGGCCCTGGCACCCCATGTGACCAGGCATTGGCCCCTGGTGCCCCTCCACCGGCCCACCTTTGGTGACCACCAGCAGCCCTCCACTCTGCAGCAGGTCTCCAGACAGGTTCCCTTGGATGCCGACAGCCttggcctggagggaggggaacGGGTCCGGGTCAGCCCTAGATGGACACCCCCAGGGGACTCATGCCACCCTGAGGCCCACACGACCTTGGCCACCACAAACCTTGGCGGCCACATCACGCACGGGCTTCCCCAGGGCAGCCGGCAGGATGCTCAAACTGGTGTACCTGCAAAGACACACCTGGTTTGTCCAGACTCCCAGCACCTGCCCCCAGTCTCCACAAGATGCACAGACCACTTCCCACAAGCAGGAACCCCCTCCATCTTACCAGGAGCTCAGATAGGGCACAGGGCAGCCGGCCCAGCAAGCAGCCTAGCCTGACCCGTGGACGCACCCTGTCCAGCCAGGAGCAGCTGCCGGAGCCTCGGGGCATTCAGCCTGGGGGCCGGTTGGGCCTGCGTGGACTGGGGCCCAAGCTGGCTGAGCCCCAGGATCTGGCTCAGCTGGTGCTGCCAATCAGGCGAGGCAGCCAGCCTGTGGCACAGGCACCCACGGTGGCTGGGAAGGCCCCTGACTGACATGCCAGGCTCTCAGCCCCCTGGGTGGGCTGGGCACTGCTGCCTGTTGGGGTTAGGTCCTGGGTGAGAAGCCTAACCGACAGCAGCCAAGAGAGAACCCGGTCGAAGGGCTGGCGGGAGTGGTGGATGCCACCTGAAGCAGCTTGCCCAGGGAGAGTGCAGCAAGGACAAGAGGAATAGAGGAGCCGTGGACCCCGTACCCACCGCTTAAAGCCCAGCTCCTTGTAGAACTGTTTGCTCTCATCCAGGTACAGCTCTGAAAAGCAGAGGCCAAAGGTGTGCCCTGGGTCCGCCACTGCCCTGCTCACCCTCCTGTATGCAGCCCTTTGTCCACCCTTGGTGCCCAGCTCACCCACCCAGGGCCCGGAGGGGCAGAGCAGGGCGGGCTGACCCCACCATTagaggagctgaggcccagaggtgaCCTGAAAAGGGAAGAGCAGGACTCTCCTGGATTCTGCCACTGGGCCCAGGGGTCTGGGGGGCACATCCTGGGCGCTGGCGGAGGGGTCCCAATGGGGTAGAGGAGGCGCTGCCACAGCCTGGGCTCTGGTCCCAGCTACTCCTGCTAGGGGAGGGCGCAGCTGATGAAGTTCAGAGTCTCATCTACAGTGACCAAAGGCCGTGGTGGGGAGTGGCCCTGCAGCTGACCCAGTAAAGACGCTTGGTCCTGATTTGACACCAGACTAGTCACCACCGGGCCCTGCCACACTGCCCATCTGTCCACAGTGGGAGGCACATCATGGCTGTGGGTGAGGGTTTGGGCCCcagctggagggggcaggagagatgAGAGGAGCTGACACAGGGGCATCTGCAGGCAGCTCCTGGAGAGAGAAGGATCAGGACTCGACAAAACGGGGACAGCCAATGCCCTGAGGTTGGGGAAGGGCCTCAGGGCAGCTGCCGgggaagaggggcagggagggcaggcaCCTCCCGCGAAGTAGCCACCGTCCAGGAACTCTTGCAGGCCCAGGGCCTCTGGCCCCACGCCCACTAGGCGCACTCCGTGCTGGTCCAGGAGCCCCTTGAGGCTGCTGAGGTCCCGGGCGATCCAGCGACACACCATGCAGCCGAAGCGCCGGAAGGCCGGCCACCACGCACGCCTGCTCCTGCCACAGGCTCCGCAGCTCCACGGCCTGAGCAGTGGAGGGTGAGGGGTGACATGGGCCCACcgccctggcccccagccccgccgCGCGCCCGGGGCCCCGCACCGCCCGACCACCGCCCGCGCCCCTAGCCCCGCCGCACGCGCAGCCTGAGCCTCCCACGGCTTTCACGACCCCCACGCCGGCCCCTGATGCCGCTGCCAGGACGCCGTCCGGCCTCACCTCCCCGGTCAGCGCATGCTTCAGGACACACGCGCCCACGCGGGCAAGGTCCACGGTGCTCATGGCCGCGGTCCACGCCGGCTCCCCGCTGCAGGCCCCCTGTCCGCCGCCCCTCTCCGCCTCAGGTAGACCAGTCGCCCGCCTCCTGGCCCGG
This genomic window contains:
- the PRXL2B gene encoding LOW QUALITY PROTEIN: prostamide/prostaglandin F synthase (The sequence of the model RefSeq protein was modified relative to this genomic sequence to represent the inferred CDS: deleted 1 base in 1 codon) encodes the protein MSTVDLARVGACVLKHALTGEAVELRSLWQEQACVVAGLRRFGCMVCRWIARDLSSLKGLLDQHGVRLVGVGPEALGLQEFLDGGYFAGELYLDESKQFYKELGFKRYTSLSILPAALGKPVRDVAAKAKAVGIQGNLSGDLLQSGGLLVVTKGGDKVLLHFVQKSPGDYVPQESILQALGISAEVCASAPPQCDEEACTR